A window from Purpureocillium takamizusanense chromosome 3, complete sequence encodes these proteins:
- a CDS encoding uncharacterized protein (EggNog:ENOG503P60E), with protein MAKLKSGPGRRGPSTPADLQLGRDGHRPHAAAAAAADPTSPPDTPMASPGLARKSPLQQAAFYRFSRPLAQDPNIKPVGNGHQFSYRPRVGPPQLSPRSSASSSTSDEDEDEDGDGDSVVGLAERGMPVDADAASPDGSDADDADGDDSDEPARRRSGGRAHSHSASASSSSATDAHARGTVHVSRITVECDFTIEDIDPMDSGCEGLDVLRPTEVESSRSRSRSRHKDLDRGMMHNLRNLHCSNEASDEEEEEEEEEEEEEEEEEEEEEEEEASAPEDDEEAFYQRRQELRRFRRVSMSSSFGKRTHSELSGDDSDNDGEGALDDANDVGSSARRMRKRLHRGSLLFQDPPEPRIDELDEPDSSEDEYVTVNSLARELPYYTMEIMEVESS; from the coding sequence atggccaaACTCAAAAgcggcccaggccggcgcggtCCGTCCACGCCGGCGGACCTCCAGCTGGGCCGGGACGGTCACCGCcctcacgccgccgctgccgccgccgccgacccgacgtcgccgcccgacacGCCCATGGCGTCGCCAGGGCTGGCCCGCAAGAGCCCGCTCCAGCAGGCCGCCTTTTACCGCTTCTCGCGGCCGCTGGCCCAGGACCCCAACATCAAGCCCGTCGGCAACGGCCACCAGTTTAGCTACCGGCCCAGGgtcggcccgccgcagctgaGCCCCcggtcgtcggcctcgtcgtcgacgtcggacgaggatgaggatgaggatggggaCGGGGACTCGGTCGTGGGGTTGGCTGAGCGGGGcatgcccgtcgacgccgatgccgcgtcCCCGGACGGCTCGGATgcggacgatgccgacggcgacgactcggacgagccggcgcggcggcggtcgggcggcagggcgcACTCGcactcggcgtcggcctcgtcaagctCGGCCACCGATGCGCACGCCCGCGGGACGGTGCACGTCTCGCGCATCACGGTCGAGTGCGACTTCACCATCGAGGACATTGACCCCATGGACAGCGGCTGCGAGGGGCTCGACGTGCTGCGCCCGACCGAGGTCGAGTCGAGCCGCAGCCGGTCGCGGTCCCGCCACAAGGACCTCGACAGGGGCATGATGCACAACCTGCGCAACCTGCACTGCAGCAACGAggcgtcggacgaggaggaggaggaggaggaggaggaggaggaggaggaggaggaggaggaggaggaggaggaggaggaggaggccagcgcgcccgaggacgacgaagaggccttttaccagcggcggcaggagctGCGGCGGTTCCGGCGCGTGAGCATGTCGAGCAGCTTCGGCAAGCGGACGCACAGCGAGCtgagcggcgacgactcggacaacgacggcgagggcgcgctcgacgacgcaaaCGACGTGGGCTCCAGCGCGCGGCGCATGCGCAAGCGGCTGCACCGCGGGAGCCTGCTGTTCCAGGACCCGCCCGAGCCGcgcatcgacgagctcgacgagcccgactCGAGCGAGGACGAGTACGTGACGGTCAACTCGCTggcgcgggagctgccgTACTATACCATGGAGATTATGGAGGTTGAGTCGAGCTGA
- the CAR1 gene encoding Arginase (TransMembrane:1 (i43-61o)~COG:E~BUSCO:EOG09263E87~EggNog:ENOG503NU9J) yields MLPGRLVPTNPRPPPPKSRARSGDGGAAVALPSHFACRRPVRCFLTGLPALAFPAAVIIYTCPPRPRPRSHPHTLSFRSSRRASFYRLYHPTPPSVIGCPWPLLASLGIRLPEPKGPASSRCRKRRRSRNLSRRKTRKHTSSPIAQPASAAMNTSAVESKFLARPDELGIVAVGFSGGQPKAGVDAGPAALIESGLLGEISNELGYKIHGDTQVNVYKDLAPEQDPDYRGMKNPLNVSAVNRKLQTQVYEHAREGRLVLTLGGDHSVAIGTIAGSAKAIRERLNREIAVIWVDAHADINRPEDSDSGNIHGMPLAFATGLARDDKEEYFGWITDDMRLSVKKLVYIGLRDVDAAEKRILRENGIKAFSMFDVDRHGIGRVMEMALAHIGSDTPVHLSFDVDALDPMWAPSTGTPVRGGLTLREGDYICECVHQTGQLVAIDLVEVNPALAATEAGAQETVRAGCSLVRCALGDTLL; encoded by the exons ATGTTGCCAGGGCGTCTCGTTCCCACGAACccgaggccccccccccccaagtcTCGTGCTCGCTCTGGCGATGGgggagccgccgtcgccctcccgAGTCATTttgcttgtcgtcgtcctgtTCGCTGTTTCTTGACGGGCCTCCCCGCTCTTGCatttcccgccgccgtgattATATAtacctgcccgcccagacctcgccctcgctcccATCCGCACACCTTGAGTTTTCGGTCGTCGCGCCGTGCCAGTTTCTACCGCCTGTACCACCCCACCCCACCGAGCGTGATAGGCTGTCCGTGGCCTCTGCTAGCGTCCCTCGGCATCCGTCTTCCAGAACCCAAGGGCCCTGCGTCATCCCGCTGTCGAAAACGCCGACGGTCGCGCAACCTGAGCAGGAGAAAAACTCGAAAACACACCTCGTCCCCCATCGCACAAcccgcatccgccgccatgaacaccagcgccgtcgagaGCAAGTTCCTCGCCAGGCcggacgagctcggcatcgtcgccgtgggcTTCTCCGGAGGTCAG CCCAAGGCcggtgtcgacgccggccccgcggcgCTCATCGAGTCGGGCCTCCTGGGCGAAATCAGCAACGAGCTCGGGTACAAGATCCACGGCGACACGCAGGTCAACGTGTACAAGGACCTGGCGCCCGAGCAGGACCCCGACTACCGCGGCATGAAGAACCCGCTCAACGTGTCGGCCGTCAACCGCAAGCTGCAGACGCAGGTGTACGAGcacgcgcgcgagggccggctggtgctgacgctgggcggcgaccacAGCGTGGCCATCGGCACCATTGCCGGctcggccaaggccatccgCGAGCGCCTCAACCGCGAGATCGCCGTCATCTGggtcgacgcccacgccgacATCAACCGCCCCGAggacagcgacagcggcaaCATCCACGGCATGCCGCTGGCCTTTGCCACGGGGCTGGCccgcgacgacaaggaggagTACTTTGGCTGGATCACCGACGACATGCGCCTGAgcgtcaagaagctcgtctACATtggcctgcgcgacgtcgacgccgccgagaagcgcATCCTGCGCGAGAACGGCATCAAGGCTTTTTCCATGTTTGACGTCGACCG GCACGGCATCGGCCGCGTCATGGAAATGGCCCTCGCCCACATTGGCAGCGACACGCCCGTCCACCTGTCGtttgacgtcgacgccctcgaccccATGTGGGCGCCCAGCACCGGCACccccgtccgcggcggcctgacgctgcgcgagggcgactACATTTGCGAGTGCGTCCACCAGACGGGCCAGCTGGTCGCCATCGACCTGGTCGAGGTGAACCCGgccctggccgccaccgaggccggcgcccagGAGACGGTCCGCGCCGGCTGCTCGCTGGTGCGgtgcgccctcggcgacacGCTGTTGTAG